The genome window ATACCTGAAAAGCGCCAGTCGCTGTTTTTCTCGGCTACCATGGCACCGGAGATCATGAAGCTGGCGGATAACATTTTGGTGGAGCCTGCGAAAGTAGAAGTTACACCGGTATCAAGTACAGCGCATACTATAAAACAAGCGGTTTATTACGTTAAGAAAGCCGACAAGAAAAACCTGCTGATCCATTTGCTGAAAGGCAATGAAATTGACCGCGTACTTGTATTTACCAGAACCAAGCATGGCGCAGACCGGGTAGCAAAAGACGTTACAAAAGCTGGTGTGCAGGCCGAAGCCATACATGGTAATAAATCTCAGAATGCCCGAGTACGTGCTTTGGATAACTTTAAAGCCAGCCGTACCCGTGTGTTGGTCGCTACTGATATTGCCGCGCGTGGTATTGATGTGGATGACCTGAACCACGTGATAAATTTTGAGTTGCCAAACGAGCCGGAAACATACGTGCACCGTATTGGCCGTACAGGTCGTGCCGGGGCAAGCGGTACTGCGTTATCGTTCTGCGATGCCGAAGAAACATCGTACCTGGTAAGTATACAGAAACTGATCGCGAAGTCGGTGCCTGTGGTAGATAACCACCCGTACCCGATGACTGCCAAGGATTTTGCCGAAGCTGCCTCAACCATGAAAGAGCAGAAGAAAAAAGGTGGAAATGATGGCAGAAGCCGCTGGGGCAACAAACCTTCTGGCAGCTCTACCGGAGGTGGCCAGGGCAGAAGCACTGGCGGCGGAAACTTCAGTAGTCAGAACCGTAGCAACAATGGTGGTGGCGGACAGCGCAGCGGTAGCAACCGCAGCAATGGTAACCGGAACCGTTCGCACCAGTCGAGCTAAAAAACCGTTAAGTATAAAGTAAAAAGCCCCTGCCGGACCTAAACCAGCAGGGGCTTTTTTATGCATCACATTTAACTTACTCTGGCTGCAATACGATTTCAGAAGTTAAAAAGAGATACTTATCACTTTTCGTGCAATTTATTCATATTAGATAGAATTTAATTTATGGGAATCGTATAAAATACATGAACACTTGCTTTCGTAGCACTAGTTTTTATTGATTGTTTATAGTTCTTAAAAGTATGATTCGCTATGAAATATGAAATTTACAAGCTCCCGCCTGACTTTGTTACATCTTTTAATCTGCTTGTTGGTAGGCGTAATCTTACCACTGCAGGCACAACAACTTCTTGACCCACGCACACAAGTTAAATTTACCAATCCGTTACCCATTCCTGCTGCTATAGATGCTACACAGGGAGGTACTTTTGAAATGGAAATTACCCAGTTTGAGCAGGACCTGGGGTTACGTGATATTTCGGGGCAACCGCTGCTTACCAAAGTATGGGGCTATAATGGTCAGTATCCCGGTCCAACCTTTGTAGCTAAAAAAGATGTGCCAGTAGATGTATTCTGGTATAATAACTTAACAGTTGAAGGCTCAGCTACCGGCACACCATTACCACATCTATTACCTATAGATAGAAGTATACACTGGGCATTAGAGCACGTGGAAGGCAGGGAGCAATATGGCATACCTATAGTTACGCACCTGCATGGCGGTCATTCCGAATCAGAGAGCGATGGATTACCTGAAGCCTGGTTTACACCCGGTTTTTCACTGAAGGGCAAAGATTTTAAAAAGGGAGATAGTGAACCTTATCATTATGATAATGACCAGGAAGCTGCCACATTATGGTATCATGACCATACCTTAGGCATAACAAGGCTTAATGTGTATGCCGGTCTGGCGGGCTTCTATATACTTACAGACGATCATGAACAGCAGCTAAAAGCAACGAATAAAATTCCAGCCGATCCCTATGATATTGGATTAGCTATTCAGGACCGCATGTTTACCACAGATGGGCAATTACATTACCCTTCCGGGCTTGATAATCATGATGAATCCGGGGAAGAAGGGGCAAGCGTATTACCAGAATTTTTTGGGAACATTATACTTGTAAATGGCAAGGCATGGCCAGTATTGGAAGTAGAGCCAAGGCAATATCGTTTCCGTATGCTGAACGGCTCCGACTCAAGGTTCTATAACCTGTTTATGTCAGTGCCGCTTAGTTTTGTGCAGATTGGTACAGACAATGGGCTGTTGCCGGCCCCGGTAGCTCATAACCAGCTATTAATTTCTCCCGGCGAACGAAAAGATGTAGTTATTGACTTTTCTAATCCTGCCCTCTGGGGTAAAACGATCATCCTCCGGAACAATGCTCAGTCTCCTTTTCCGAAGGGTACACCTCCCAATCCAAATGCTGAAGGGCAGATAATGGCATTCCGTGTTTCCAAACCTTTAAATACAGCATATCCACTCACGTCAGTGCCGGGCAACTTGCGTGCCAGTGCCATGTTCGACCACGATACGCCAGCCAAAACCAGAAAGCTTATACTTTTTGAAGGTACCGATGAGTTTGGCAGGCTAAAAGCAATGCTGGGCACTTTTGAGCATGGAGCTTTGGGCTTTGTTGAGCCAATTACAGAAAACCCTAACCTGAATGCAACGGAAGTATGGGAGATTTACAATACCACCCCTGACGCACACCCGATACACCTGCACCTGGTTACTTTCCAGGTACTCAATTCACAGAAGTTTAAAGTAGATTTTGATGATGAAGAAAAGGGGACCGTGTCAAAAGTAAGGTTGATAGGTCAGCCTAAGGCACCGGAGCCGGGACAAAACGGCAGAAAAGACACTTACCCTATTGCGCCAGGGGAGGTAACACGTCTTATAGCAAAATTTGACAGGGAAGGCTTATACGCATGGCACTGCCACATTTTGTCGCATGAGGACCATGAAATGATGCGCCCATACTATGTAGGAAACATGCCGGACCACATGCTGGCAAGCCATACCCAAGATAAGAACGATAAAATACCGGCAAAAGAAAAGATACTTAACAATGGCGTATTCAGCATTTATCCAAATCCGTTTTCGAGTGCTGCGACACTACAGATAAAGCTAAGTGAGCCAGCAGCTGTAGCTGTACGCCTTTTAGATATAAGAGGACGCTTAGTAAGAGAAGTACCGGTAAAACAACTTGCTACAGGTAATCATCAGCTCGAAATCAACAGCACCGATATGCAGACAGGCATGTATATCTGCGAAGTGGAGATGAATAACAAACTATACCGCAGCCGTGTTGTGCTGACCCGGTAAACGGTTTGGTCTCAGATGGAGGGAAAGCCCTGCTTGGTGCAGGGCTTTTTTTTCTTTTTCTTACTCTGTTACCGCCTGACGTGTGCGGCTTACCAGATACACGCCTGTAAATATAAGCAAGGCATAAATTCCTTTCTGCAGGGTAAATACATCTCTCCCAAAGCCTATGGCAATAAGTATAGCCAGCAAGGGTTGCAGGTAAATATAAGCTCCTACCAACGACGGGTTTGCATAGCGCAGCGCCCAGGTATTGAACAGGTAAGCTATAATGGTTACAGCCAGCACCATAAAAACAATAGCCCACCAGATAGATGATGGAAAAGAACTATAATCTGGAGCTATAACCTGCTGCCAGCCAAACGGAACAACTATAAAAGCACCTACGGCAAAAATGCGGCTTACAATAGTAAAGGCATTATACTTCTGCATCAGGGGTTTTACGAGCACCAAGTATAACCCATAAGATGCCGCATTCAGAATTATAAGCAGATCGCCCCACAGGTTGCCGGAGTTGCTTTCATCGCGCGATGTATAGATCAGCAGGAATGCACCCGTGCAGGCCAGCACAATACCACCTACCTTCCGGAAGCTTACCCGTTCCCGCAAAAGTATAGCCGAAAAGATCAGTACAATGATGGGCACGATCACCATCAGCAGGGCAGCATTAATAGGAGATGTTAGATTAAGTCCTCCAAAAAAGCAGAGCTGGTTAATGGCAATACCTGTAACACCGCAAAGTATAGAGCGCATGTTATCAGCCCAGCCCACAATTTTTTCACGAATAACGAGCCGTGAAAGTATACCGAAAAATATTGCCGCCGACACCACCCGGATAACGATCAGCCCGTAAGGCCCCACATAAAATGGCATCACTTCTTTAGCGATGCTATAGTTGCTGCCGTATATCAGCGCTACCAGAAAAAGCGCTCCATGCACCTGCACTTGTTTACTCATTTGGCAAAGGTACGCGGTTATTTTTTTTGCACCGTATAAGGATGATCAACATAAAATCTATTTCTGAAACTATGGATCTGAAAAGTATGCCCCTAACCGCAAGACGAGCCCTTGAAGTAATGGGTTTGTTTTTTCTGGGGTGGATCATTGTGC of Pontibacter deserti contains these proteins:
- a CDS encoding DEAD/DEAH box helicase, yielding MTFNELNLIEPILNALKTEGYTNPTPIQQKAIPYILQKRDLLGCAQTGTGKTAAFAIPILQLLHALPQDRNKRTIKSLILTPTRELALQIGESFGAYGRNTGLKHTVIFGGVSQHPQTEVLKRGVDILVATPGRLLDLMAQKYIDLSHLQIFVLDEADRMLDMGFVHDVRKVLNVIPEKRQSLFFSATMAPEIMKLADNILVEPAKVEVTPVSSTAHTIKQAVYYVKKADKKNLLIHLLKGNEIDRVLVFTRTKHGADRVAKDVTKAGVQAEAIHGNKSQNARVRALDNFKASRTRVLVATDIAARGIDVDDLNHVINFELPNEPETYVHRIGRTGRAGASGTALSFCDAEETSYLVSIQKLIAKSVPVVDNHPYPMTAKDFAEAASTMKEQKKKGGNDGRSRWGNKPSGSSTGGGQGRSTGGGNFSSQNRSNNGGGGQRSGSNRSNGNRNRSHQSS
- a CDS encoding multicopper oxidase domain-containing protein, translated to MKFTSSRLTLLHLLICLLVGVILPLQAQQLLDPRTQVKFTNPLPIPAAIDATQGGTFEMEITQFEQDLGLRDISGQPLLTKVWGYNGQYPGPTFVAKKDVPVDVFWYNNLTVEGSATGTPLPHLLPIDRSIHWALEHVEGREQYGIPIVTHLHGGHSESESDGLPEAWFTPGFSLKGKDFKKGDSEPYHYDNDQEAATLWYHDHTLGITRLNVYAGLAGFYILTDDHEQQLKATNKIPADPYDIGLAIQDRMFTTDGQLHYPSGLDNHDESGEEGASVLPEFFGNIILVNGKAWPVLEVEPRQYRFRMLNGSDSRFYNLFMSVPLSFVQIGTDNGLLPAPVAHNQLLISPGERKDVVIDFSNPALWGKTIILRNNAQSPFPKGTPPNPNAEGQIMAFRVSKPLNTAYPLTSVPGNLRASAMFDHDTPAKTRKLILFEGTDEFGRLKAMLGTFEHGALGFVEPITENPNLNATEVWEIYNTTPDAHPIHLHLVTFQVLNSQKFKVDFDDEEKGTVSKVRLIGQPKAPEPGQNGRKDTYPIAPGEVTRLIAKFDREGLYAWHCHILSHEDHEMMRPYYVGNMPDHMLASHTQDKNDKIPAKEKILNNGVFSIYPNPFSSAATLQIKLSEPAAVAVRLLDIRGRLVREVPVKQLATGNHQLEINSTDMQTGMYICEVEMNNKLYRSRVVLTR
- a CDS encoding DMT family transporter; this translates as MSKQVQVHGALFLVALIYGSNYSIAKEVMPFYVGPYGLIVIRVVSAAIFFGILSRLVIREKIVGWADNMRSILCGVTGIAINQLCFFGGLNLTSPINAALLMVIVPIIVLIFSAILLRERVSFRKVGGIVLACTGAFLLIYTSRDESNSGNLWGDLLIILNAASYGLYLVLVKPLMQKYNAFTIVSRIFAVGAFIVVPFGWQQVIAPDYSSFPSSIWWAIVFMVLAVTIIAYLFNTWALRYANPSLVGAYIYLQPLLAILIAIGFGRDVFTLQKGIYALLIFTGVYLVSRTRQAVTE